One genomic segment of Roseovarius carneus includes these proteins:
- a CDS encoding DUF2948 family protein, whose translation MSDARFEDGGEAPLNLGALDLDDLKVISSLTQDAVFPITEMSWRPSERRFALLLNRFRWEDAGRDRHGAERVQALLVVSNVLSVASQGIDRSDPDMILSLLSVTFEPGEDAAGHVILTLAGDGAIRLSVEALEATLKDVTRPYRAPAGKAPEHPE comes from the coding sequence ATGAGCGACGCACGGTTTGAAGATGGTGGCGAGGCCCCGCTGAACCTCGGGGCGCTGGATTTGGATGATCTCAAAGTCATCTCCAGCCTCACGCAGGATGCCGTCTTTCCCATTACCGAGATGTCGTGGCGCCCGTCCGAGCGGCGCTTTGCGCTCCTGCTCAATCGGTTTCGCTGGGAAGATGCCGGGCGCGACCGGCATGGGGCGGAACGGGTGCAGGCGCTTTTGGTGGTCAGCAACGTCCTGAGTGTGGCCAGTCAGGGTATCGACCGATCTGACCCGGACATGATCCTGTCGCTTTTGTCCGTGACGTTTGAGCCGGGCGAGGACGCTGCGGGCCATGTGATCCTGACGCTGGCCGGGGATGGCGCAATCCGGCTGAGCGTTGAGGCGCTGGAAGCCACGCTCAAGGACGTCACGCGCCCCTACCGTGCGCCCGCGGGCAAAGCGCCCGAACACCCCGAGTAA
- the hisD gene encoding histidinol dehydrogenase, protein MPCFLDHSAPDFEQAFTSLLNAKREDSPDVDAAVAGIIADVRTRGDAAVIALTEQFDRIALTPQTMRLSAEEVAQAAGEVPTEVRAALETAAARIRAYHARQMPEDAAWEDEAGAKLGWRWTPVDAAGLYVPGGLATYPSSVLMNAVPAKVAGVGRLAMVVPTPGGALNPAVLAAAQIAGVDEIYRIGGAQAVAALAYGTETIAPVDKITGPGNAYVAAAKRRVFGKVGIDMIAGPSEILVIADAANDPDWIALDMLSQAEHDESAQAILITDDAGFGRAVAAAIDKRLETLERRAIAGPSWRDYGAVITVPNLDIAAELSDRIAPEHLELCVADPEGLSAKITHAGAIFLGQWTPEAIGDYVGGPNHVLPTARSARFSSGLGVLDFLKRTTLTQMTPASLGAIGPAAETLAISESLEAHGLSVRARLNRLND, encoded by the coding sequence ATGCCCTGTTTCCTAGACCATTCTGCGCCAGATTTTGAGCAGGCGTTCACGTCTCTTCTCAATGCCAAGCGCGAGGACAGCCCCGATGTGGACGCTGCCGTGGCAGGCATCATTGCCGATGTGCGGACCCGTGGCGATGCCGCTGTCATCGCGCTGACCGAGCAATTTGACCGGATCGCGCTCACGCCTCAGACGATGCGCCTGAGTGCCGAGGAGGTCGCGCAAGCGGCAGGCGAGGTGCCCACCGAGGTGCGCGCAGCACTTGAGACAGCCGCCGCCCGCATCCGCGCCTATCACGCGCGCCAGATGCCCGAGGATGCGGCATGGGAGGATGAGGCAGGGGCCAAGCTGGGCTGGCGCTGGACCCCTGTGGATGCGGCGGGGCTGTATGTGCCGGGCGGGCTTGCGACCTATCCCAGCTCGGTCTTGATGAACGCGGTGCCTGCCAAAGTGGCGGGCGTCGGGCGGCTTGCGATGGTCGTGCCGACCCCCGGCGGTGCGCTTAACCCCGCCGTTTTGGCGGCAGCGCAGATTGCGGGCGTGGATGAGATTTACCGCATCGGCGGTGCGCAGGCTGTGGCCGCACTGGCCTACGGGACAGAGACCATCGCGCCCGTGGACAAGATCACCGGGCCGGGCAATGCCTATGTCGCCGCTGCCAAACGCCGCGTGTTTGGCAAGGTCGGGATCGACATGATCGCGGGGCCGTCGGAAATCCTCGTGATTGCGGACGCGGCGAACGACCCCGACTGGATTGCGCTGGATATGCTGAGCCAGGCCGAGCATGACGAGAGCGCGCAAGCGATCCTGATCACCGATGATGCGGGCTTTGGCCGCGCTGTGGCCGCCGCTATCGACAAACGGCTGGAGACGCTGGAACGGCGCGCGATTGCCGGGCCAAGCTGGCGGGATTACGGCGCGGTGATCACCGTGCCCAACCTCGATATCGCGGCGGAACTTTCGGACAGAATTGCGCCCGAGCATCTGGAGCTTTGCGTGGCGGACCCCGAGGGCTTGAGCGCCAAGATCACCCATGCAGGCGCGATTTTCCTCGGTCAATGGACGCCCGAGGCGATCGGCGATTACGTCGGCGGGCCGAACCACGTGCTGCCCACCGCCCGCTCCGCGCGCTTCTCCTCGGGCCTTGGCGTGCTTGATTTCCTCAAGCGCACCACGCTCACGCAGATGACGCCCGCCTCGCTCGGTGCCATCGGCCCCGCGGCAGAAACACTCGCGATATCGGAGAGCCTTGAGGCGCATGGCCTGTCGGTGCGCGCGCGTCTGAACCGACTGAACGACTGA
- a CDS encoding UPF0262 family protein → MSRISHIELDDANLPPPTPEIEQERKVAMFDLMEDNTFALPKRDDRVVPDGPYRVGLAIREKRLVFTITTEGDDPAAEFHLSLSPFRQVVKDYWTICESYFDAVKNMPPSQIETIDMARRGIHNEGARILEERLEGKAEIDTDTSRRLFTLICVLHFGA, encoded by the coding sequence ATGTCCCGTATCAGCCATATCGAACTTGACGACGCCAACCTGCCGCCCCCCACGCCCGAGATCGAGCAGGAGCGCAAAGTGGCTATGTTTGATCTGATGGAGGACAATACGTTCGCCTTGCCCAAACGCGACGACCGGGTGGTCCCCGATGGACCCTACCGCGTGGGCCTTGCAATCCGCGAAAAGCGGCTGGTCTTTACCATCACCACTGAAGGTGACGATCCGGCGGCCGAATTTCACCTCTCGCTCAGCCCGTTTCGCCAAGTGGTCAAGGATTACTGGACCATCTGTGAGAGCTATTTCGATGCCGTGAAGAACATGCCCCCCAGCCAGATCGAGACCATTGATATGGCCCGGCGCGGCATCCACAACGAGGGCGCGCGCATCCTGGAGGAGCGTCTTGAGGGCAAGGCCGAGATTGATACCGACACTTCGCGGCGCCTCTTCACCTTGATCTGCGTCCTGCATTTCGGCGCTTGA
- a CDS encoding arsenate-mycothiol transferase ArsC, translating to MDAELPQSVLFCCDHNAVRSPMAEGIMKKLYGADTYVQSAGVKSDLDIDGFSISVCEEMGVELSRHRARSFDEMEEWGDDLSSFDLVVALSPASQRRALELTRVFHLEVVYWPIMDPTGLGETREAKLNAYRQTRDQIRAHLIDRWGPPRDV from the coding sequence ATGGATGCAGAGCTTCCCCAATCGGTTCTGTTCTGCTGCGATCACAACGCCGTCCGCTCGCCCATGGCCGAGGGGATCATGAAAAAGCTCTATGGCGCAGACACGTATGTGCAATCGGCCGGCGTTAAAAGCGATCTGGATATTGATGGTTTCTCTATTTCGGTCTGCGAGGAAATGGGGGTGGAGCTGTCGCGCCACCGCGCGCGCAGCTTTGACGAGATGGAGGAATGGGGTGACGATCTCAGCTCTTTCGATCTGGTTGTGGCCCTCAGCCCTGCCAGCCAGCGCCGGGCGCTTGAGCTGACCCGCGTCTTCCACCTCGAAGTGGTCTATTGGCCGATCATGGACCCCACGGGGCTTGGCGAGACGCGTGAGGCCAAGCTCAACGCCTACCGCCAGACGCGCGACCAGATACGCGCCCATTTGATTGATCGCTGGGGTCCGCCCCGCGACGTTTGA
- a CDS encoding ketosteroid isomerase-related protein gives MSDTVKRYFDAFNAGDTAGMLDCLSDDVAHHVNEGKIRSGKEAFSKFCDHMTRCYRENLTDMVIFTNEDGTRAAAEYTVNGTYLATDEGLPEAKGQTYKLPAGSFFTLEDGKITRVVTHYNLADWAQQVS, from the coding sequence ATGTCCGACACTGTGAAACGCTATTTCGATGCCTTCAATGCAGGCGATACAGCCGGGATGCTCGATTGTCTGTCAGATGATGTGGCCCATCACGTGAACGAGGGAAAAATCCGCAGCGGCAAGGAGGCATTCTCCAAGTTTTGCGATCACATGACCCGCTGCTACCGCGAAAACCTGACCGATATGGTGATCTTCACCAACGAAGACGGCACGCGCGCCGCCGCCGAATACACCGTGAACGGCACATATTTGGCAACCGATGAGGGGCTACCCGAGGCAAAGGGTCAGACCTATAAACTGCCCGCTGGGTCCTTCTTCACGCTTGAGGATGGCAAGATCACCCGCGTCGTGACGCATTACAACCTCGCTGATTGGGCGCAGCAGGTCTCGTAA
- a CDS encoding GNAT family N-acetyltransferase translates to MRIAPLTGAALEDALEDVARLRIEVFRSYPYLYDGDVGYETRYLQSYRDNPGAILVGAWDGAQLVGVSTGTPLEEHADDFAAAFADIDIPLGDIFYCAESVLLPQYRGRGIGHAFFDQREAHARALGRSHCVFCGVVRAPGHPLRPEGYQPLDGFWRKRGYAPLKGAIAQFSWKDIDQPGESDHALQFWMRALS, encoded by the coding sequence ATGCGGATCGCGCCCCTCACAGGCGCGGCGCTGGAGGACGCGCTGGAGGATGTGGCGCGCCTGCGGATCGAGGTGTTTCGCAGCTATCCCTATCTCTATGATGGCGACGTGGGCTACGAGACGCGCTACCTTCAAAGCTACCGCGACAATCCCGGCGCCATTCTCGTGGGCGCTTGGGACGGTGCGCAGCTGGTAGGGGTCTCGACCGGCACACCTTTGGAAGAGCACGCCGATGATTTCGCCGCCGCCTTTGCGGATATCGACATCCCTCTTGGCGATATCTTCTACTGCGCCGAGAGTGTCCTTCTGCCTCAATATCGGGGTCGGGGCATCGGCCACGCATTCTTTGATCAGCGCGAGGCCCACGCCCGCGCATTGGGGCGGAGCCACTGCGTATTTTGCGGCGTGGTGCGTGCGCCGGGGCATCCCTTGCGCCCCGAAGGGTACCAACCGCTTGACGGGTTTTGGCGCAAACGTGGATATGCCCCGCTGAAAGGGGCCATCGCGCAGTTCTCGTGGAAGGATATCGATCAACCGGGCGAGAGTGACCATGCGCTGCAATTTTGGATGCGCGCGCTCAGTTGA
- a CDS encoding lipid A-modifier LpxR family protein: MIRLIAAALCALFLFESAAMAQDRVRLGYGRLVTNDLIGDGHDRWRTASIASSRVWGPDWTGSTPGGFGQLLELRLGAEIISPENITTPGVGDRPYAGSISVGVHTHFQTALAEFALGGDLVFTGPQTQLDDFQDFVHDAIGGRDLSSGVRRNQIGDDVNPTGVAEMARTLRFGAAGQVRPFIEARAGVETLVRVGADVNFGGFAQNTLLVRDPATGHRYQTIGNDLAGFSFMMGADIAHVEDSEFITESHGVELSDARSRVRAGMHYQSAEGHRAFYGLTWLDKEFKGQQDSQIVGSVRLHISF; encoded by the coding sequence ATGATCCGCCTGATTGCCGCCGCCTTGTGCGCGCTTTTCCTCTTTGAATCCGCCGCTATGGCGCAAGACCGAGTGCGCTTGGGTTACGGTCGTCTTGTGACCAATGATCTGATTGGTGACGGGCATGATCGCTGGCGCACTGCGTCGATTGCATCGAGCCGTGTGTGGGGGCCGGATTGGACCGGCAGCACGCCCGGTGGCTTTGGCCAGCTTCTGGAGTTGCGCCTAGGAGCCGAGATCATCAGCCCTGAAAACATCACCACACCTGGCGTGGGCGACCGTCCTTACGCGGGCTCTATTTCTGTTGGCGTGCATACACATTTTCAGACCGCTCTGGCCGAGTTCGCGCTGGGCGGGGATCTGGTCTTTACCGGGCCGCAAACGCAGCTCGATGATTTTCAGGATTTTGTGCATGACGCAATCGGCGGGCGTGATCTGAGCAGTGGCGTGCGCCGCAATCAGATCGGCGATGACGTGAACCCCACTGGCGTGGCCGAGATGGCCCGCACGCTGCGCTTTGGCGCCGCGGGTCAGGTGCGGCCCTTCATTGAGGCGCGCGCAGGCGTCGAGACATTGGTGCGCGTGGGCGCGGATGTGAATTTCGGCGGGTTTGCGCAAAATACGTTGCTGGTGCGTGATCCTGCGACTGGGCACCGTTACCAGACGATCGGTAATGATCTGGCCGGATTTTCCTTCATGATGGGCGCGGATATCGCCCATGTGGAAGACAGCGAATTTATCACCGAGAGCCATGGGGTTGAGCTGAGCGATGCGCGCAGCCGGGTGCGGGCAGGAATGCACTACCAAAGCGCCGAAGGGCATAGGGCTTTCTATGGCCTCACATGGTTGGACAAGGAATTCAAAGGCCAACAGGACAGCCAGATTGTGGGATCAGTGCGACTGCATATAAGTTTCTGA
- a CDS encoding Hint domain-containing protein, giving the protein MKTGFRGTFVISWSQTQVDGFVPDAVTSINVGATWCWNGETVRVDGPAELLRLENADGNGVSRKRAAKMVRRLVGAAISGKRDLSAVEVDHRLPDSSFVVTNGAQTYTVTVIEVGGGAPPLLMFLDEIPPRDTEMWVVHHTLEGPEMASTAPAAGGVICFTPGTRIETPDGPRLVEELREGDRVQTKDNGAEEIQWIGSRRMTGARLFAMPKLRPIRIRAGALGVERPDEELLVSPEHRMLVQGDVARALFNTPEVLVSAKDLVNSGTIRVDLALREVTYIHLLLPQHHILWANGVETESFHPASAALSTLDETDRKRLMARFPALEFEPQTYGGFARRSLSPPEAAILAHEAA; this is encoded by the coding sequence ATGAAAACGGGCTTTCGAGGCACGTTCGTCATCTCCTGGTCGCAGACGCAAGTGGACGGTTTTGTGCCGGACGCGGTGACGTCAATTAACGTTGGGGCCACTTGGTGCTGGAACGGGGAAACCGTGCGGGTCGATGGCCCGGCGGAGCTTTTGCGACTTGAGAATGCGGACGGAAATGGGGTGAGCCGCAAGCGTGCCGCAAAAATGGTGCGCAGGCTTGTGGGGGCTGCGATCAGCGGCAAACGTGATCTGAGCGCGGTAGAGGTTGATCACCGCCTCCCCGACAGTAGCTTTGTCGTCACCAACGGGGCGCAAACCTATACCGTGACGGTGATCGAGGTCGGCGGCGGTGCGCCACCGCTTTTGATGTTCCTCGACGAAATTCCCCCGCGCGATACCGAAATGTGGGTGGTCCACCACACGCTGGAAGGGCCCGAGATGGCTTCCACAGCCCCGGCGGCGGGTGGCGTGATCTGCTTCACCCCCGGCACACGGATCGAAACACCCGACGGCCCGCGCCTTGTCGAGGAGCTGCGAGAGGGCGACCGGGTTCAGACCAAGGATAACGGCGCGGAGGAGATCCAATGGATCGGCAGCCGCCGCATGACCGGCGCGCGCCTTTTCGCAATGCCCAAACTCAGACCGATCCGCATCCGCGCCGGCGCGCTGGGCGTGGAGCGTCCCGACGAAGAGCTGCTCGTATCGCCCGAGCACCGAATGTTGGTTCAAGGCGACGTGGCGCGCGCGCTCTTCAATACGCCCGAAGTGTTGGTATCGGCCAAGGATCTGGTGAACTCAGGCACGATCCGCGTCGATCTGGCCCTGCGCGAGGTGACATATATACACCTCCTGCTTCCCCAGCATCATATCCTCTGGGCCAACGGGGTGGAAACCGAGAGCTTCCATCCGGCCAGTGCTGCGCTTTCGACACTGGACGAGACAGACCGCAAACGCCTTATGGCGCGCTTTCCCGCACTGGAGTTCGAGCCGCAAACCTATGGTGGCTTCGCCCGCCGCAGCCTCAGCCCGCCAGAGGCCGCAATCCTCGCGCATGAGGCCGCCTGA
- the rpsD gene encoding 30S ribosomal protein S4, with amino-acid sequence MTKRTSAKYKIDRRMGENIWGRPKSPVNRREYGPGQHGQRRKAKISDFGIQLRAKQKLKGYYGDLTEKQFKRVYVEAARVKGDTGENLIGLLERRLDAVVYRAKFVVTMFAARQFVNHGHVKVNGKRVNIPSYRVKEGDVIEVRDRSKQLAVLLEAVQLAERDVPDYIDADHSKMVATFVRTPGLSDVPYPVVMEPNLVIEFYAQN; translated from the coding sequence GTGACCAAACGCACGTCTGCCAAGTACAAAATTGACCGCCGCATGGGCGAGAACATCTGGGGTCGTCCGAAGTCCCCAGTCAATCGTCGTGAATATGGCCCCGGCCAGCATGGCCAGCGCCGCAAGGCGAAGATTTCTGATTTCGGTATTCAGCTGCGCGCCAAGCAAAAGCTCAAGGGCTATTATGGCGACCTGACTGAGAAACAGTTCAAGCGCGTCTATGTCGAGGCTGCCCGCGTTAAGGGTGACACCGGCGAGAACCTGATTGGTTTGCTGGAGCGTCGCTTGGACGCGGTCGTCTATCGCGCCAAATTCGTCGTCACCATGTTCGCAGCGCGACAGTTCGTGAACCATGGCCACGTGAAGGTGAATGGCAAGCGGGTCAACATTCCTTCCTACCGTGTGAAAGAGGGTGATGTGATCGAGGTGCGGGATCGCTCCAAGCAGTTGGCCGTTCTTCTTGAGGCCGTGCAATTGGCAGAGCGCGATGTGCCTGACTACATCGATGCGGATCACTCCAAGATGGTTGCGACATTTGTGCGCACACCGGGTCTCAGCGATGTGCCTTACCCGGTGGTGATGGAGCCCAACCTCGTTATCGAATTCTACGCGCAGAACTAA
- the hisC gene encoding histidinol-phosphate transaminase gives MSKITPQPGIMDIALYQGGASHIAGVPNAVKLSSNENPFGPSEAAREAYRKAGFDLHRYPSTDHAALRAAIAEMHILDADRIICGAGSDEIITFLCQAYAGPGDEVIHTEHGFAMYRICALAAGATPVEVPERERITDVDAILAACTARTRLVFIANPNNPTGTMVGGAELERLAAGLPEHVLLVLDGAYAEYVEGYDGGARLVDARENVVMTRTFSKLYGLGGLRIGWGYGPSHVMDVLARVRGPFNLSQSALVTAEAAVRDRGWADKCREDNTRMRAWLAEALAEHGVPSDTSCANFILARFANQAEAEACDDFLKAEGLIVRRVGGYNLPNCLRITVGDEPSCRRVAHAVGQFMKVAR, from the coding sequence ATGTCGAAAATCACGCCTCAGCCGGGCATCATGGATATAGCGCTTTATCAGGGCGGTGCTTCGCATATCGCGGGTGTGCCCAATGCGGTGAAGCTCAGCTCCAATGAGAACCCGTTTGGCCCAAGTGAAGCGGCCCGTGAGGCTTACCGCAAAGCCGGGTTTGATTTGCACCGTTACCCGTCGACCGATCATGCGGCCCTGCGCGCGGCCATTGCCGAGATGCACATTCTGGATGCTGATCGCATCATTTGCGGTGCGGGCAGTGACGAGATTATCACCTTTCTCTGTCAAGCCTATGCGGGGCCGGGCGATGAGGTGATCCATACCGAGCATGGTTTTGCGATGTACCGGATTTGCGCCCTTGCGGCCGGGGCCACCCCTGTCGAGGTGCCCGAGCGGGAGCGTATCACGGATGTGGATGCGATCCTTGCCGCCTGCACCGCGCGCACCCGGTTGGTCTTTATCGCCAACCCTAACAATCCCACGGGCACGATGGTCGGCGGGGCCGAGCTTGAGCGTTTGGCGGCAGGTCTGCCTGAGCATGTTCTCTTGGTGCTCGACGGGGCCTATGCGGAATATGTTGAGGGCTATGATGGTGGCGCGCGGCTTGTGGATGCGCGCGAGAATGTGGTGATGACGCGGACCTTTTCCAAGCTTTATGGGCTGGGCGGTTTGCGCATCGGCTGGGGCTACGGCCCCTCCCATGTGATGGATGTTCTGGCGCGGGTGCGCGGGCCGTTCAACCTCAGCCAATCGGCGCTTGTGACGGCTGAGGCGGCAGTGCGCGACCGCGGCTGGGCTGATAAGTGCCGGGAAGATAATACACGGATGCGCGCCTGGCTGGCCGAGGCATTGGCGGAGCATGGCGTGCCCTCTGACACGTCTTGCGCGAACTTCATTCTCGCGCGTTTCGCCAATCAGGCCGAGGCGGAGGCGTGCGATGACTTCCTCAAGGCCGAGGGCCTGATCGTGCGGCGTGTGGGCGGATACAATCTGCCCAATTGTCTGCGTATCACCGTGGGGGATGAGCCGAGCTGTCGCCGCGTGGCCCATGCCGTCGGGCAATTCATGAAGGTTGCACGGTGA
- a CDS encoding prephenate/arogenate dehydrogenase family protein, translating to MSILYKRVALIGLGLIAGSMALAMRRAGLAGEITGYARSPETRDVAREIGLVDRVYDSAAAAAEGADLVVLCVPIGVMGDVAAEISGVLKPGATVSDVGSVKRAVIEAVAPHIPEGVHFVPAHPMAGTEHSGPRSGFAALFDNRWCLIVPVEGSDRAAVDRLEALWRGLGANTEEMDADHHDLVCAVTSHAPHLIAYTMVGVADDMRRVTDSEVIKFSAAGFRDFTRIAASDPTMWRDVFLSNKDATLEVLGRFTEELFALQRAIRTGDGDHLHEYFTRTRAIRREIVEAGQDTDAPDFGRGGRK from the coding sequence GTGAGTATTCTGTATAAGCGTGTTGCGCTGATTGGTCTCGGGCTGATTGCGGGGTCCATGGCGCTTGCCATGCGGCGCGCGGGCCTTGCGGGGGAGATCACGGGCTATGCCCGCTCGCCCGAGACGCGCGATGTGGCGCGTGAGATTGGCCTCGTGGACCGCGTCTATGACAGCGCTGCGGCGGCGGCAGAAGGCGCCGATCTCGTGGTGCTTTGTGTGCCGATTGGCGTGATGGGCGACGTGGCTGCCGAGATATCTGGGGTATTGAAGCCCGGTGCGACGGTGAGCGATGTAGGCTCTGTCAAACGCGCCGTGATCGAGGCCGTGGCCCCGCATATCCCCGAAGGTGTGCATTTCGTGCCTGCGCACCCGATGGCGGGGACCGAACATTCCGGCCCGCGTTCGGGCTTTGCCGCGCTTTTTGATAATCGCTGGTGCCTCATCGTGCCTGTGGAGGGCAGCGACCGGGCGGCGGTGGATCGGCTGGAAGCGCTATGGCGCGGGCTGGGTGCCAACACCGAAGAGATGGACGCGGATCACCATGATCTGGTCTGTGCCGTCACCAGCCATGCGCCGCATCTGATTGCGTACACGATGGTGGGCGTTGCCGACGATATGCGCCGCGTGACCGATAGCGAAGTTATCAAATTCTCCGCTGCGGGCTTTCGCGATTTTACCCGTATTGCTGCCAGTGATCCGACCATGTGGCGTGATGTGTTTTTGTCGAACAAGGACGCCACGCTGGAGGTTCTGGGCCGCTTCACGGAAGAGCTCTTTGCCCTGCAACGCGCCATCCGCACCGGGGATGGGGACCATCTGCACGAATATTTCACCCGCACGCGGGCGATCCGCCGCGAGATTGTCGAAGCGGGCCAAGATACGGATGCGCCCGACTTTGGCAGGGGCGGGCGCAAATGA
- a CDS encoding extensin-like domain-containing protein: protein MKRILPIVLSMSAGWAAAQAPDTSLRPVARSGSEQTGVASVPDVQAQPETALEQTGADNAQIRQVNSRVGERPVASASAPAREDGVERRGLFSSLRPLLRPRAVGEKGVAAQNLKARGAVCGDLAIQGEVVGAVPGKIKGCGVINAVKVREVSGISLSQHAVMDCVTAKALKSWVNNGVKPAVGNTGGGVKGLQVAAHYVCRTRNHKPGAKISEHGKGRAIDIAAIQLHDGSELSVSRHWRTAQRGRMLKQMHKAACGPFGTVLGPDGDRYHQNHFHLDTARHRGGPFCR, encoded by the coding sequence ATGAAGCGTATTTTGCCCATCGTGCTGTCCATGTCGGCGGGATGGGCGGCGGCGCAAGCGCCTGATACGTCATTGCGCCCTGTGGCGCGGTCGGGGTCGGAGCAAACTGGGGTAGCCTCTGTGCCAGATGTGCAAGCGCAGCCAGAGACCGCTTTGGAACAGACTGGGGCAGACAACGCCCAGATCCGCCAAGTTAATTCGCGTGTCGGCGAGCGGCCCGTGGCATCGGCCTCGGCGCCCGCGCGTGAAGACGGTGTCGAACGGCGGGGGCTTTTCTCGTCGCTGCGCCCGCTCTTGCGGCCCCGCGCGGTTGGGGAAAAGGGCGTTGCTGCGCAAAACCTCAAGGCACGTGGTGCTGTCTGCGGTGATCTGGCCATTCAGGGTGAAGTGGTCGGTGCCGTGCCCGGCAAGATCAAGGGCTGCGGTGTGATCAACGCCGTGAAAGTGCGGGAGGTGAGCGGGATTTCCCTGAGCCAGCACGCGGTGATGGATTGCGTCACTGCAAAGGCGCTTAAATCGTGGGTCAACAATGGCGTAAAGCCTGCGGTGGGCAACACGGGCGGCGGTGTGAAAGGCCTTCAAGTTGCTGCGCATTACGTCTGCCGCACCCGCAACCACAAGCCGGGCGCGAAAATTTCTGAGCATGGCAAAGGGCGCGCGATTGATATTGCGGCCATTCAGCTGCATGACGGCTCGGAGCTGTCGGTGTCGCGCCATTGGCGCACGGCGCAACGTGGTCGGATGCTCAAACAGATGCACAAGGCGGCTTGTGGGCCGTTTGGCACGGTTCTGGGCCCCGATGGGGACCGTTATCACCAGAACCATTTTCATCTTGATACCGCCCGCCATCGCGGTGGGCCGTTCTGTCGTTAA
- a CDS encoding DUF2125 domain-containing protein codes for MRAIVAIVLLAAVAWVGYWFIGARAAETGFASWFEERRADGWQAEYGDIAVGGFPNRFDANFTDISLADPGTGLSWDAPVFQILALSYQPNHVIAVWPNAQQVATPEEKFTLRSEDMRASMVLEANTGLTLDRATLTASALSVASVAGGAPLGAEAVTLAVERVPADADAHYHMGLRADGLAPAAGWLERVDQNGNLPETLETVTADFTVVFDRPWDRNAIEVARPQPREIVLKLAQARWGQLSLQAAGSVMIDARGLPEGSLTIKAENWREILALGRAAGALPESLAGPMENALGLMAGLSGNPSSLDIPLDLRGGRIWLGPIPVGPAPVLRLR; via the coding sequence ATGCGGGCAATAGTGGCAATCGTGCTTTTGGCGGCGGTGGCGTGGGTCGGATACTGGTTTATCGGGGCGCGCGCCGCCGAAACCGGCTTTGCCAGCTGGTTCGAGGAGCGCCGCGCGGATGGCTGGCAGGCGGAATATGGCGACATCGCCGTGGGCGGCTTTCCCAACCGGTTTGATGCCAATTTCACTGACATCTCGCTGGCCGATCCGGGCACCGGCCTGTCTTGGGACGCCCCTGTGTTTCAAATCCTCGCGCTCAGCTATCAGCCCAATCACGTGATCGCCGTCTGGCCCAACGCACAGCAAGTGGCCACACCCGAGGAGAAATTCACGCTCCGCTCCGAGGATATGCGCGCATCAATGGTGCTGGAGGCCAACACCGGCCTCACGCTTGACCGCGCAACGCTGACCGCATCCGCGCTCAGCGTCGCCTCGGTAGCGGGCGGCGCGCCATTGGGGGCCGAGGCCGTGACATTGGCCGTTGAGCGCGTGCCCGCGGACGCCGATGCGCATTACCATATGGGCTTGCGGGCCGATGGGCTGGCCCCCGCTGCGGGCTGGCTGGAGCGCGTCGATCAAAACGGCAACCTGCCAGAAACGCTGGAGACCGTGACTGCCGATTTCACCGTCGTTTTCGACCGCCCATGGGACCGCAACGCGATTGAGGTCGCCCGGCCTCAGCCGCGTGAGATAGTGCTGAAATTGGCCCAAGCACGCTGGGGGCAACTATCGCTTCAAGCCGCAGGCTCGGTCATGATTGATGCGCGCGGGCTGCCCGAGGGGAGCCTGACAATCAAGGCCGAGAACTGGCGCGAGATACTTGCCTTGGGTCGCGCCGCGGGCGCTCTCCCCGAGAGCCTTGCAGGGCCAATGGAGAACGCTCTGGGCCTTATGGCGGGGCTGTCGGGCAATCCATCGAGCCTTGATATCCCGCTTGATCTGCGCGGTGGGCGCATCTGGCTGGGGCCGATCCCGGTTGGGCCTGCGCCGGTGCTACGGCTGCGTTGA